A region from the Pseudonocardia petroleophila genome encodes:
- a CDS encoding ABC transporter substrate-binding protein, whose product MSTTTSFSRRTALRRSAAVLLLAASLAACGSAPSEGGAAAGGDDTITLGFSQVGAESGWRTANTQSIQDSAAAAGIELQFSDAQQKQENQIRAIRSFIQQRVDVIAFSPVVETGWDTVLQEAKRAQIPVVLTDRSVDSTDTSLYATFLGSDFVEEGRKAGQWLVDQGAAEPVNVVELQGTTGAAPAIDRKEGFAEAIAGTPNIQVVASQTGDFTRSGGRQVMEAFLVSQPDIDVVYAHNDDMALGAIEAIEAAGLVPGQDIRIISVDAVKDGMQALADGRINFIVECNPLLGDQLMDLVKAVHAGEPVPARVVTEETVFDQQAAIAALPNRLY is encoded by the coding sequence ATGTCGACGACGACCTCCTTCTCCCGCCGGACAGCGCTGCGCCGATCGGCGGCCGTCCTGCTCCTCGCCGCGAGCCTGGCCGCCTGCGGGTCCGCCCCGTCGGAGGGCGGTGCGGCGGCCGGCGGCGACGACACCATCACGCTGGGCTTCTCCCAGGTCGGCGCGGAGAGCGGCTGGCGCACCGCCAACACCCAGTCCATCCAGGACTCGGCCGCGGCCGCCGGCATCGAGCTCCAGTTCTCCGACGCCCAGCAGAAGCAGGAGAACCAGATCCGCGCGATCCGGTCGTTCATCCAGCAGCGCGTGGACGTCATCGCCTTCTCCCCGGTCGTCGAGACCGGCTGGGACACCGTCCTGCAGGAGGCCAAGCGGGCGCAGATCCCGGTCGTGCTGACCGACCGCTCCGTCGACTCCACCGACACCTCGCTCTACGCCACCTTCCTCGGCTCCGACTTCGTCGAGGAGGGCCGCAAGGCCGGCCAGTGGCTGGTCGACCAGGGCGCCGCCGAGCCCGTGAACGTGGTCGAGCTGCAGGGCACCACCGGTGCCGCGCCGGCGATCGACCGCAAGGAGGGCTTCGCCGAGGCCATCGCCGGCACCCCGAACATCCAGGTCGTGGCCTCGCAGACCGGGGACTTCACCCGCTCCGGCGGACGCCAGGTCATGGAGGCGTTCCTCGTCTCCCAGCCCGACATCGACGTGGTCTACGCCCACAACGACGACATGGCGCTCGGCGCCATCGAGGCCATCGAGGCGGCCGGGCTCGTTCCCGGGCAGGACATCCGGATCATCTCCGTCGACGCGGTCAAGGACGGCATGCAGGCACTGGCCGACGGCCGGATCAACTTCATCGTCGAGTGCAACCCGCTGCTCGGCGACCAGCTGATGGACCTGGTCAAGGCGGTCCACGCCGGCGAGCCGGTGCCGGCCCGCGTCGTCACCGAGGAGACCGTGTTCGACCAGCAGGCCGCGATCGCCGCCCTGCCGAACCGCCTGTACTGA
- a CDS encoding sugar ABC transporter ATP-binding protein, with the protein MSEQPVRTDRTPVVEMRGTSVVFPGVRALDGVDLTLRPGEVHALMGENGAGKSTLIKALTGVYGTDGGTIIVRGRAQEFAGPAQAQAAGIATVYQEVNLCPNLSVAENILLGREPRRLGRIDRRAVRRRAEELLAHLGLDVDPGSLLGSHPLAVQQLVAIARSVDTDPAVLVLDEPTSSLDADEVRELFRVVRGLRDAGVAVLFVSHFLDQVYEIADRATILRNGRLVGEYLLAELPRVQMVAKMIGRELAVLDDIEQTAAASTVPTARPVLEATGLGRTGAIAPADLTVREGEVVGLAGLLGSGRTELTRLLFGADRADSGTVAVDGTPVVLRTPLAAIDAGIALCSEDRKGEGIIGDLTVRDNLLLALQARRGWARPVPRATADELVTRWMGALDIRPADPDALIRNLSGGNQQKVLLARWLITEPRLLLLDEPTRGIDIGAKAQIQKLVAELAADGMAVLFVSAELEEVLRLSDRVAVLRDRHKVAELSRDDADIDRVMDLIARGGTHRAV; encoded by the coding sequence ATGTCCGAGCAACCGGTCCGGACCGACCGGACACCCGTGGTCGAGATGCGCGGCACCTCGGTCGTCTTCCCCGGGGTCAGGGCGCTCGACGGCGTCGACCTCACCCTGCGCCCCGGCGAGGTGCACGCCCTGATGGGCGAGAACGGCGCCGGCAAGTCCACGCTGATCAAGGCGCTGACCGGGGTGTACGGCACCGACGGCGGCACGATCATCGTCCGTGGCCGCGCGCAGGAGTTCGCGGGGCCCGCGCAGGCCCAGGCCGCCGGCATCGCGACGGTGTACCAGGAGGTCAACCTCTGCCCGAACCTCTCGGTCGCGGAGAACATCCTGCTCGGCCGCGAGCCGCGCCGCCTCGGCCGCATCGACCGCCGGGCCGTCCGCCGCCGCGCCGAGGAGCTGCTCGCCCACCTCGGCCTCGACGTCGACCCCGGCTCGCTGCTCGGCAGCCACCCGCTCGCGGTGCAGCAGCTCGTCGCGATCGCCCGCTCCGTCGACACCGACCCCGCCGTCCTCGTCCTCGACGAGCCCACCTCCAGCCTCGACGCCGACGAGGTGCGCGAGCTGTTCCGCGTCGTCCGCGGGCTGCGCGACGCGGGCGTCGCGGTCCTGTTCGTCTCGCACTTCCTCGACCAGGTCTACGAGATCGCCGACCGCGCCACGATCCTGCGCAACGGCCGGCTCGTCGGGGAGTACCTCCTCGCCGAGCTCCCCCGCGTGCAGATGGTCGCGAAGATGATCGGGCGCGAGCTGGCGGTGCTCGACGACATCGAGCAGACCGCCGCCGCGTCGACCGTCCCCACGGCCCGGCCCGTCCTGGAGGCCACCGGGCTCGGCCGCACGGGCGCGATCGCGCCGGCCGACCTCACGGTCCGCGAGGGCGAGGTCGTCGGGCTGGCCGGTCTGCTCGGCTCCGGCCGCACCGAGCTGACCCGGCTGCTGTTCGGCGCCGACCGCGCCGACTCCGGCACCGTCGCCGTCGACGGCACCCCGGTCGTGCTGCGCACCCCGCTCGCCGCCATCGACGCCGGCATCGCGCTGTGCTCGGAGGACCGCAAGGGCGAGGGCATCATCGGCGACCTCACGGTCCGCGACAACCTGCTGCTCGCCCTGCAGGCCCGCCGCGGCTGGGCCCGCCCCGTCCCCCGCGCGACCGCCGACGAGCTCGTCACGAGGTGGATGGGCGCACTGGACATCCGCCCGGCCGACCCCGACGCGCTGATCCGCAACCTCTCCGGCGGCAACCAGCAGAAGGTGCTGCTGGCCCGCTGGCTGATCACCGAGCCCCGCCTGCTGCTGCTCGACGAGCCCACCCGCGGCATCGACATCGGCGCGAAGGCCCAGATCCAGAAGCTCGTCGCCGAGCTCGCCGCCGACGGGATGGCGGTGCTGTTCGTCTCCGCCGAGCTGGAGGAGGTGCTGCGCCTGTCCGACCGGGTCGCGGTGCTGCGCGACCGCCACAAGGTCGCCGAGCTGAGTCGCGACGACGCCGACATCGACCGCGTCATGGACCTGATCGCCCGCGGAGGGACCCACCGTGCCGTCTGA
- a CDS encoding ABC transporter permease, with amino-acid sequence MRSPLLWPLLALAGLLLYNLLVTPAFFALRVQDGHLFGSVVDVLRNGAPTALIALAMTLVIATRGIDLSVGASVAISGAVACTWIAGSPDPTSPGTAVVAVLLAVGLCLVLGTFNGFLVAGLGIQPIIATLVLMTAGRGLAQLITDGQIVTVSNPFFSGIGGGFLLGLPIPVLVTAAAFAVVALVTRRTALGLLVESVGVNPTASRLAGIRARGIVWSVYVLAAVCAGVAGLMISSTVNAADANNAGLWIELDAILAVVIGGTLLTGGRYSITGTLVGALVLQTLTTTVYTTGIRPEVTLVFKALVIIAVCLLQSPKLRGSSTRRRRGSPPPAAPPTPLVTEPTPASAR; translated from the coding sequence CTGCGCTCGCCCCTGCTGTGGCCGCTCCTCGCCCTCGCCGGGCTCCTGCTCTACAACCTCCTGGTCACCCCGGCGTTCTTCGCGCTGCGGGTCCAGGACGGCCACCTGTTCGGCAGCGTGGTCGACGTCCTGCGCAACGGCGCCCCCACCGCGCTCATCGCGCTCGCGATGACCCTGGTGATCGCCACCCGCGGCATCGACCTGTCGGTCGGGGCGTCGGTCGCGATCTCCGGTGCGGTCGCCTGCACCTGGATCGCGGGCTCGCCGGACCCGACCTCGCCCGGCACCGCCGTCGTCGCGGTCCTGCTGGCGGTCGGCCTGTGCCTGGTGCTCGGCACGTTCAACGGCTTCCTCGTGGCCGGGCTCGGCATCCAGCCGATCATCGCGACGCTGGTGCTGATGACCGCGGGCCGCGGGCTCGCCCAGCTGATCACCGACGGCCAGATCGTCACCGTGTCCAACCCGTTCTTCTCCGGCATCGGCGGCGGCTTCCTGCTCGGCCTGCCGATCCCGGTGCTGGTCACCGCGGCGGCGTTCGCCGTGGTCGCGCTCGTCACGCGGCGCACCGCGCTCGGCCTGCTCGTCGAGTCGGTCGGGGTCAACCCGACCGCGAGCCGCCTCGCCGGGATCCGGGCGCGCGGCATCGTCTGGAGCGTCTACGTCCTCGCCGCCGTCTGCGCGGGCGTGGCCGGGTTGATGATCAGCTCGACGGTCAACGCGGCCGACGCCAACAACGCCGGGCTGTGGATCGAGCTCGACGCGATCCTCGCCGTCGTCATCGGCGGCACGCTGCTCACCGGCGGCCGCTACTCGATCACCGGCACGCTGGTCGGCGCGCTCGTCCTGCAGACCCTCACCACCACCGTCTACACGACCGGCATCCGGCCCGAGGTCACGCTCGTGTTCAAGGCGCTGGTGATCATCGCGGTGTGCCTGCTGCAGTCGCCGAAGCTGCGCGGCTCCTCGACCCGGCGGCGCCGCGGAAGTCCTCCGCCCGCGGCGCCGCCGACCCCGCTCGTGACCGAGCCGACCCCTGCGAGCGCCCGATGA
- the yjfF gene encoding galactofuranose ABC transporter, permease protein YjfF gives MTATTTAPAPGTTRRRRPGMPSGQTLPVLVTFVLFVALFTVGSLRYDSFFSAQVLLNLFVDNAFLVVLAVGMTFVILTGGIDLSVGAVVALSGVLAARLLAAGWAPVPVMLTVLLVGLALGTAMGAVIQHLEVQPFVVTLAGMFLARGMCFVISVESIPIRDPLFTAIAQSAITLPGDTFVSPSALLAVAVVAVAAYVLHSTRFGRSVYAVGGNEHSAMLMGLPVARTKVAVYAISGTCSALAGLLFGFYSLSGYSLAAVGTELDAIAAVVIGGTLLSGGVGLVVGSLLGVLVLGIIQTFISFEGTLSSWWTRIVIGVLLLVFVVLQRLLVRTPSGAP, from the coding sequence ATGACCGCCACCACCACCGCCCCCGCTCCGGGGACGACGCGCCGACGCCGCCCCGGGATGCCGTCCGGCCAGACGCTGCCCGTCCTCGTCACGTTCGTGCTGTTCGTGGCGCTGTTCACGGTCGGCTCCCTGCGCTACGACTCGTTCTTCTCCGCGCAGGTGCTGCTCAACCTGTTCGTCGACAACGCCTTCCTCGTCGTGCTCGCCGTCGGCATGACGTTCGTGATCCTCACCGGCGGCATCGACCTCTCCGTCGGGGCCGTGGTGGCCCTGTCGGGCGTGCTCGCGGCCCGGCTGCTCGCCGCGGGCTGGGCGCCGGTGCCGGTCATGCTCACCGTGCTGCTGGTCGGGCTCGCGCTCGGCACGGCGATGGGCGCGGTGATCCAGCACCTCGAGGTGCAGCCGTTCGTCGTCACGCTCGCGGGGATGTTCCTGGCCCGCGGCATGTGCTTCGTGATCAGCGTGGAGTCGATCCCGATCCGCGACCCCCTGTTCACCGCGATCGCGCAGTCGGCGATCACGCTGCCCGGCGACACGTTCGTCAGCCCGTCGGCGCTGCTCGCGGTGGCCGTCGTCGCCGTCGCCGCGTACGTCCTGCACTCCACCCGGTTCGGCCGCAGCGTCTACGCCGTCGGCGGCAACGAGCACTCCGCGATGCTGATGGGCCTCCCGGTCGCCCGCACCAAGGTGGCCGTCTACGCCATCAGCGGCACCTGCTCCGCACTGGCCGGGCTGCTGTTCGGCTTCTACTCGCTGTCGGGCTACAGCCTGGCCGCGGTCGGCACCGAGCTCGACGCCATCGCCGCCGTCGTCATCGGCGGCACGCTGCTCTCCGGCGGCGTCGGGCTGGTCGTCGGGTCGCTGCTCGGGGTGCTGGTGCTGGGCATCATCCAGACCTTCATCTCCTTCGAGGGCACGCTCAGCTCCTGGTGGACGCGCATCGTGATCGGCGTCCTGCTGCTGGTGTTCGTCGTGCTGCAGCGGCTGCTGGTGCGCACCCCGTCGGGCGCTCCGTGA
- a CDS encoding LacI family DNA-binding transcriptional regulator, with amino-acid sequence MADVARLAGVSHQTVSRVVNGHPHIRPATRSRVEDAIAALGYRPNGVARALAVRRSGTIGVVSTDTALHGPATVQRSVEEAAARAGYVATTVTIREATTDELGRALDRLVRATVEGIVLVAGSDAALLLARSADFPVPLVVAQGDLTASGSAVGVDQLQGARAATRHLIGLGHTRIAHVSGPLGWPEARARREGWLGELAAAGLDPGPEHEGDWTPAGGHAAGLLLAAQPDVTAVFVANDHMAVGLLRALVEAGRGVPGDVSVVGFDDIPEAGYLLPPLTTVRQDFATVGRRAIEVLHGMLTGVPDPGPRLTTPVLAPRASTAAPGTPAVRVAS; translated from the coding sequence ATGGCCGATGTCGCCCGCCTCGCCGGGGTGTCGCACCAGACCGTGTCCCGCGTCGTCAACGGGCACCCGCACATCCGCCCGGCCACCCGCAGCCGCGTCGAGGACGCGATCGCCGCGCTGGGCTACCGCCCCAACGGGGTCGCCCGGGCGCTGGCCGTGCGCCGGTCCGGGACGATCGGCGTGGTCAGCACCGACACCGCGCTGCACGGCCCGGCCACCGTGCAGCGCTCGGTCGAGGAGGCCGCGGCCCGCGCCGGGTACGTCGCCACGACCGTCACGATCCGCGAGGCCACGACCGACGAGCTGGGCCGCGCGCTGGACCGGCTGGTCCGCGCCACCGTCGAGGGGATCGTGCTGGTCGCCGGGTCGGACGCCGCGCTGCTGCTGGCCCGCAGCGCCGACTTCCCGGTGCCGCTCGTGGTGGCCCAGGGCGACCTGACGGCGTCGGGCTCGGCCGTGGGCGTCGACCAGCTCCAGGGGGCGCGGGCCGCGACCCGGCACCTGATCGGGCTCGGCCACACCCGCATCGCGCACGTGTCCGGACCGCTGGGCTGGCCCGAGGCCCGCGCCCGCCGGGAGGGCTGGCTCGGTGAGCTCGCCGCCGCCGGGCTCGACCCCGGCCCCGAGCACGAGGGCGACTGGACCCCGGCCGGCGGCCACGCGGCGGGGCTGCTGCTCGCCGCGCAGCCCGACGTCACCGCCGTGTTCGTCGCCAACGACCACATGGCCGTCGGGCTGCTGCGGGCGCTCGTCGAGGCCGGCCGCGGCGTGCCGGGCGACGTCAGCGTCGTCGGCTTCGACGACATCCCCGAGGCCGGCTACCTGCTCCCCCCGCTCACGACGGTGCGCCAGGACTTCGCCACGGTCGGACGGCGCGCGATCGAGGTGCTGCACGGCATGCTCACCGGCGTGCCCGATCCCGGTCCCCGCCTGACCACGCCCGTGCTGGCGCCGCGGGCCAGCACCGCCGCCCCCGGCACCCCGGCCGTGCGGGTGGCGTCGTGA
- a CDS encoding aldose epimerase family protein, translating to MIELRSDVLTVGVVPHGARLARLVAPDRDGVPGEVVLGLAEDAYPGDRAYLGATVGRFANRIAGGRFVLDGREHRVPCNEPRTALHGGPVGLDHADFAAGEVRSSPGGQCVTLRHRHGGDGFPGTLDVAVTYTARGPELHIGILAVTDAATVVNLTNHAYFHLGGGGPVGGHEVRVFADRYLPVDDDLIPTGELAPVGGTPFDLRSPARIDAGLAADHPQLGVAGGYDHTFVLDGSGPVAGELRAAAHVREPGRGRTLTVFTDQPGVQFYSGNMLDGTVTLHDGRRAGYREAFCLEPQHFPDSPNRPEFPSTVLRPGEERRTRILLRLGMD from the coding sequence GTGATCGAGCTGCGCAGCGACGTCCTCACCGTCGGCGTCGTGCCGCACGGGGCCCGGCTGGCCCGGCTCGTCGCACCGGACCGCGACGGCGTGCCGGGCGAGGTCGTGCTCGGCCTCGCCGAGGACGCCTACCCCGGCGACCGCGCCTACCTCGGCGCCACCGTCGGCCGCTTCGCCAACCGCATCGCGGGCGGCCGGTTCGTCCTCGACGGCCGGGAGCACCGGGTCCCCTGCAACGAGCCGCGGACGGCCCTGCACGGCGGGCCGGTCGGGCTCGACCACGCCGACTTCGCCGCGGGCGAGGTCCGCTCGTCCCCCGGCGGGCAGTGCGTCACGCTGCGCCACCGCCACGGCGGCGACGGCTTCCCCGGCACCCTCGACGTCGCCGTGACCTACACCGCGCGCGGCCCGGAGCTGCACATCGGGATCCTCGCCGTGACCGACGCCGCCACCGTCGTCAACCTGACCAACCACGCCTACTTCCACCTGGGCGGCGGCGGGCCGGTCGGCGGCCACGAGGTGCGGGTGTTCGCCGACCGCTACCTCCCCGTCGACGACGACCTGATCCCGACCGGCGAGCTCGCCCCGGTCGGGGGCACCCCGTTCGACCTGCGCTCCCCCGCCCGGATCGACGCCGGGCTGGCCGCCGACCACCCCCAGCTCGGGGTCGCGGGCGGCTACGACCACACGTTCGTCCTCGACGGGTCCGGGCCGGTCGCGGGCGAGCTGCGGGCCGCCGCGCACGTCCGCGAGCCGGGACGCGGCCGGACCCTCACGGTGTTCACCGACCAGCCGGGCGTGCAGTTCTACTCCGGCAACATGCTCGACGGCACCGTCACGCTGCACGACGGCCGCCGGGCCGGGTACCGCGAGGCGTTCTGCCTGGAGCCCCAGCACTTCCCGGACTCGCCCAACCGACCGGAGTTCCCGTCGACGGTGCTACGGCCCGGGGAGGAGCGCCGCACCCGGATCCTGCTGCGCCTCGGGATGGACTAG
- a CDS encoding glycosyltransferase family 2 protein, giving the protein MLTDVLVPGNRYDLLDDHPAPRPRVSVVVAHYDQPEQLARTWHALCHQTLPPVEVVIADDGSDPPPEPRTGGPPVRVVTQEDLGFRAAAARNLGVAATGGEVLVFLDADTVPEPEFLERLTARVARCPDVLAVGRRRHVDLTGLPPGTDPRTRPELPEPAWLRKAYVETRDLLDADGTSFRFVISAVLACRRSLFDDLGGFDERYVGYGGEDWDLAYRAWNNGAVLVHEPTAVAWHDGPDWALRGGDTPEKRQEKELERARLAELVPEPGTRRGGPPGGLPDVLVTIEPGPGAALVASSLRDQEHHDMEIGERWSPDQLLRARVRMRVDAPLPRWAVGAAVRALVDGDLATVVLRRGDTVAATAYSTRALGRARRWPSRSDVDGFAFGRVELELGPP; this is encoded by the coding sequence GTGCTGACCGACGTGCTCGTGCCGGGCAACCGCTACGACCTGCTCGACGACCACCCGGCCCCGCGCCCGCGGGTGAGCGTCGTCGTGGCGCACTACGACCAGCCCGAGCAGCTCGCCCGGACCTGGCACGCGCTGTGCCACCAGACGCTGCCGCCGGTCGAGGTCGTGATCGCCGACGACGGCTCGGACCCGCCCCCCGAGCCCCGCACCGGCGGCCCGCCGGTGCGGGTGGTCACCCAGGAGGACCTGGGGTTCCGTGCCGCCGCCGCGCGCAACCTCGGCGTCGCCGCGACCGGCGGTGAGGTGCTGGTGTTCCTCGACGCCGACACCGTGCCCGAGCCGGAGTTCCTGGAGCGCCTGACCGCGCGCGTCGCCCGCTGTCCCGACGTGCTCGCTGTCGGGCGGCGCCGGCACGTCGACCTGACCGGCCTGCCGCCGGGGACCGACCCGCGCACCCGGCCCGAGCTGCCGGAACCGGCGTGGCTGCGCAAGGCCTACGTCGAGACGCGCGACCTCCTCGACGCCGACGGCACCTCCTTCCGGTTCGTCATCAGCGCGGTGCTGGCGTGCCGCCGCTCCCTGTTCGACGACCTCGGCGGCTTCGACGAGCGGTACGTCGGCTACGGCGGCGAGGACTGGGACCTGGCCTACCGCGCCTGGAACAACGGCGCGGTGCTCGTGCACGAGCCCACCGCGGTGGCCTGGCACGACGGGCCGGACTGGGCGCTGCGCGGCGGGGACACCCCGGAGAAGCGGCAGGAGAAGGAGCTGGAGCGGGCCCGGCTCGCCGAGCTGGTGCCGGAGCCGGGGACGCGCCGCGGCGGTCCGCCCGGCGGGCTGCCGGACGTGCTCGTCACGATCGAGCCGGGTCCGGGGGCGGCGCTGGTGGCGTCGTCGCTTCGCGACCAGGAGCACCACGACATGGAGATCGGGGAGCGGTGGAGCCCCGACCAGCTCCTGCGGGCCCGGGTGCGGATGCGCGTCGACGCCCCGCTGCCGCGGTGGGCGGTGGGCGCCGCGGTCCGCGCGCTCGTCGACGGCGACCTGGCGACCGTGGTGCTGCGCCGCGGCGACACCGTGGCCGCCACGGCCTACAGCACGCGGGCGCTGGGCCGGGCCCGCCGCTGGCCCTCCCGCTCCGACGTCGACGGGTTCGCCTTCGGCCGGGTGGAGCTGGAGCTCGGGCCGCCCTAG
- a CDS encoding glycosyltransferase: MIVRPVAPGPPDHGVVRHAALVAARAAEHGVGSAGPPDLVHAQFTDALWGPDIASAADAFTSWAAGAPRPLVVTLHDVPGADPDPARDARRTAGYARVVAACDAVVVSAEHEAAKVAALSGRAATVVGLPVPDPVPGGAEPAWADRPTLGVLGFVYPGKGHADVLDAAARHPSRPRVVAAGGASPGHGTLVAELRARAAADGVDLVVTGALSDADLTAAARAVTVPVVPGRTVSASGTLATWWACGRRPLAADGPYVREQATRRPGSVITYGRLDVTDALADPARTRLAAPPRCTAGAAHAALYRRVLAC, from the coding sequence GTGATCGTGCGTCCGGTCGCCCCGGGCCCGCCCGACCACGGGGTGGTGCGGCACGCGGCACTCGTCGCCGCCCGCGCGGCGGAGCACGGGGTGGGCTCCGCCGGGCCCCCGGACCTCGTGCACGCCCAGTTCACCGACGCCCTGTGGGGCCCCGACATCGCCTCCGCCGCCGACGCGTTCACCTCCTGGGCCGCCGGTGCGCCGCGGCCGCTCGTGGTGACCCTGCACGATGTGCCCGGCGCCGACCCCGACCCGGCCCGCGACGCCCGCCGCACCGCGGGCTACGCGCGGGTCGTCGCCGCCTGCGACGCCGTCGTCGTGTCCGCCGAGCACGAGGCGGCCAAGGTCGCGGCGTTGTCCGGGCGGGCCGCGACGGTCGTCGGGCTGCCGGTGCCGGACCCGGTGCCCGGCGGGGCGGAGCCCGCCTGGGCGGACCGCCCGACGCTCGGCGTGCTGGGCTTCGTCTACCCCGGCAAGGGACACGCCGACGTGCTCGACGCGGCCGCCCGCCACCCGTCGCGGCCGCGGGTGGTGGCCGCGGGCGGGGCGTCCCCCGGGCACGGGACGCTGGTGGCGGAGCTGCGGGCACGGGCCGCCGCGGACGGCGTCGACCTGGTCGTCACCGGCGCGCTGAGCGACGCCGACCTCACCGCGGCGGCCCGCGCCGTCACGGTGCCGGTCGTGCCCGGCCGGACCGTGAGCGCGAGCGGCACGCTGGCCACCTGGTGGGCCTGCGGCCGCCGCCCGCTCGCCGCCGACGGCCCCTACGTCCGGGAGCAGGCCACCCGCCGTCCCGGCTCGGTGATCACCTACGGCAGGCTGGACGTCACCGACGCGCTGGCCGACCCGGCCCGCACCCGGCTCGCCGCGCCGCCGCGCTGCACCGCCGGGGCCGCCCACGCCGCGCTCTACCGGAGGGTCCTCGCGTGCTGA
- a CDS encoding glycosyltransferase family 1 protein — MRIASVPAGHVYVRHLADPGARDGVVRLPDPPVPGAPAGQWWPPPMLDPAWVRDHAGDFDVLHVHFGYDDRTPADLAALAAAVRAAGKALVVTVHDLRNPHHADPAAHDAALDVLVPAADALLTLTAGAAAEIARRWGRAATVVPHPHVVEPGRIAAPRPAHDGFVVGMHAKSVRANADPVPVARALAEAVTDLPGARLRVDAHDDARGRAVAAALPGVDVRVHAAFSDDELWDYLGGLDLSVLPYRFGTHSGWLEACHDLGTAVLAPDCGFYAEQAPCLLYGHDERRLDAASLRAAVRRAYDERPAWRADPERRRVQREGIARVHAAVYAAAVMAGAAR; from the coding sequence GTGCGCATCGCGTCGGTACCCGCAGGTCACGTCTACGTGCGGCACCTCGCCGACCCCGGGGCCCGCGACGGCGTCGTGCGCCTGCCCGACCCGCCCGTCCCCGGCGCCCCGGCCGGGCAGTGGTGGCCGCCGCCGATGCTCGACCCGGCCTGGGTGCGCGACCACGCGGGCGACTTCGACGTCCTGCACGTCCACTTCGGCTACGACGACCGCACCCCGGCCGACCTCGCCGCGCTCGCCGCCGCGGTGCGCGCCGCCGGGAAGGCGCTCGTCGTCACCGTCCACGACCTGCGCAACCCGCACCACGCCGACCCCGCCGCCCACGACGCCGCGCTCGACGTCCTCGTCCCTGCCGCGGACGCGCTGCTCACCCTCACCGCGGGGGCCGCGGCGGAGATCGCGCGGCGCTGGGGGCGCGCGGCGACGGTCGTGCCGCACCCGCACGTCGTCGAGCCCGGCCGGATCGCGGCGCCCCGCCCGGCCCACGACGGGTTCGTCGTGGGGATGCACGCGAAGAGCGTCCGCGCCAACGCCGATCCGGTGCCGGTGGCGCGGGCCCTCGCCGAGGCCGTGACGGACCTGCCCGGGGCCCGCCTGCGGGTCGACGCGCACGACGACGCCCGGGGCCGGGCCGTCGCGGCCGCCCTGCCCGGCGTCGACGTGCGGGTGCACGCCGCCTTCTCCGACGACGAGCTGTGGGACTACCTCGGCGGCCTGGACCTCTCGGTCCTGCCGTACCGCTTCGGCACCCACTCCGGCTGGCTGGAGGCCTGCCACGACCTGGGCACCGCGGTGCTCGCCCCCGACTGCGGGTTCTACGCCGAGCAGGCCCCGTGCCTGCTCTACGGCCACGACGAGCGGCGCCTCGACGCGGCGTCGCTGCGGGCCGCGGTCCGCCGCGCGTACGACGAGCGCCCGGCGTGGCGGGCCGACCCCGAGCGGCGGCGCGTGCAGCGCGAGGGGATCGCGCGGGTGCACGCCGCGGTGTACGCGGCCGCGGTCATGGCCGGGGCGGCGCGGTGA
- a CDS encoding WcbI family polysaccharide biosynthesis putative acetyltransferase, which yields MDPGRRRHYGEFYDGGSGPVALVHGNCQAESLRVLLAGSPTFAPRPVRIPPVHELTADDLPHLHALLARTTVLLSQPVRDGYRDLPLGTAEIAAHLPPDARVLRWPVVRYAGLHPWTVIVRHPSDMAAVPPVVPYHDLRTLTAAAGRPPAPAPTPAAFRAAADLTVAELAQRERATDVGVSDLLLGLGVDAAHTLNHPGNPVLIALARRVQAALGLPADADDPGRALLGGIRAPLDAAVLAALGLDAAPREHWLVDGVPVDDADVRAAQRDWYTAHPQWVAAGLERHARRISLLAGA from the coding sequence GTGGATCCCGGACGCCGACGCCATTACGGCGAGTTCTACGACGGCGGCTCCGGCCCCGTCGCGCTGGTGCACGGCAACTGCCAGGCCGAGTCGCTGCGGGTGCTGCTGGCCGGGTCGCCGACCTTCGCCCCGCGGCCGGTGCGGATCCCGCCGGTGCACGAGCTGACCGCCGACGACCTCCCCCACCTGCACGCGCTGCTCGCCCGCACGACGGTGCTGCTGAGCCAGCCCGTCCGCGACGGCTACCGCGACCTGCCGCTGGGCACCGCCGAGATCGCCGCCCACCTGCCCCCGGACGCCCGCGTGCTGCGCTGGCCGGTGGTCCGCTACGCCGGGCTGCACCCGTGGACGGTGATCGTGCGGCACCCGTCCGACATGGCGGCGGTGCCGCCCGTCGTGCCCTACCACGACCTGCGCACGCTCACCGCCGCCGCCGGGCGGCCCCCGGCCCCGGCCCCGACCCCCGCGGCGTTCCGCGCCGCGGCGGACCTGACCGTCGCCGAGCTCGCGCAGCGCGAGCGGGCCACCGACGTCGGGGTGTCCGACCTGCTCCTCGGCCTGGGCGTCGACGCAGCGCACACCCTCAACCACCCCGGCAACCCGGTGCTCATCGCGCTGGCCCGGCGCGTGCAGGCCGCGCTCGGGCTCCCGGCCGACGCCGACGACCCGGGCCGGGCGCTGCTCGGCGGGATCCGGGCCCCGCTCGACGCCGCGGTGCTCGCCGCGCTGGGGCTCGACGCGGCGCCGCGGGAGCACTGGCTCGTCGACGGCGTCCCCGTCGACGACGCGGACGTCCGGGCCGCCCAGCGCGACTGGTACACCGCGCACCCGCAGTGGGTCGCGGCCGGCCTGGAGCGCCACGCCCGGCGGATCTCCCTGCTCGCCGGGGCGTGA